In Kitasatospora viridis, one DNA window encodes the following:
- a CDS encoding FAD/NAD(P)-binding protein, with amino-acid sequence MPSPSRTGIVGGGASAVCLLDALSRSPRVPETVAVFDPSPHLWRGRAYQPDSAALWVNAPPEDMTVREGDPEHFARWLQAHQSALGARTDFTDAWSGIPFTPRALYGDYLEQCARAALRTLAARGSTISVVRSAVVELTRAGRTLLVRTADGRAHPLDHAVVCVGSGGPADPHRLTGLPGFIPDPYPVARRLAGIGADQRVVVLGSGLTAIDVVLSLTAAGHRGKVVLASRRGILPGVRQRPVEHTLRYFTADRFQAMAARGQTLPLTDAVAVLAEELTAAGSSLASVAEEIAAAGTEEPVARLRRQLAAVDSPDPGLRVLQRAVPDTGPDVWPLLPEHDRVLLRERHYRTIMSLCCPMPPTTAATLLAQVDRGRLEFASGVEQVSADPGGGFTLRTATGTHRADVVVGAAGPAADRFPAGAKALIDSLTANGLAAPHPQGGLRVTRATSGLTVNEAVDRQVYVLGDLASGSLFFTFGVPSLVDRAVDIAEAIHRDAALRPDPTMQPA; translated from the coding sequence ATGCCCAGTCCTTCAAGAACAGGAATAGTCGGCGGCGGAGCGTCCGCGGTCTGCCTGCTCGACGCGCTGAGCCGAAGCCCCCGGGTTCCGGAAACCGTCGCGGTCTTCGACCCCTCCCCCCACCTGTGGCGCGGCCGGGCCTACCAGCCCGACTCGGCGGCACTGTGGGTGAACGCCCCGCCCGAGGACATGACGGTGCGTGAGGGCGACCCGGAGCACTTCGCCCGCTGGCTCCAGGCGCACCAGAGTGCGCTGGGCGCCCGCACCGACTTCACCGACGCGTGGTCGGGCATCCCGTTCACTCCGCGCGCCCTCTACGGCGACTACCTGGAGCAGTGCGCCCGGGCGGCGCTGCGCACCCTGGCCGCCCGGGGCAGCACGATCAGCGTGGTGCGCAGCGCGGTGGTGGAGCTCACCCGGGCCGGCCGCACCCTGCTGGTCCGCACCGCCGACGGCCGGGCGCACCCGCTCGACCACGCGGTGGTCTGCGTCGGCAGCGGCGGCCCGGCCGACCCGCACCGGCTGACCGGCCTGCCCGGCTTCATCCCGGACCCCTACCCGGTGGCCCGGCGACTGGCCGGGATCGGCGCCGACCAGCGGGTGGTGGTGCTGGGCAGCGGGCTGACCGCGATCGACGTGGTGCTCTCGCTCACCGCCGCCGGCCACCGCGGCAAGGTGGTGCTGGCCTCCCGGCGGGGCATCCTGCCGGGGGTGCGGCAGCGGCCGGTGGAGCACACCCTGCGGTACTTCACGGCGGACCGGTTCCAGGCGATGGCCGCCCGGGGCCAGACCCTGCCGCTGACCGACGCGGTGGCCGTGCTGGCCGAGGAGCTGACCGCCGCCGGCTCCTCGCTCGCCTCGGTGGCCGAGGAGATCGCGGCGGCCGGCACGGAGGAGCCGGTGGCCCGGCTGCGCCGCCAGCTGGCCGCCGTGGACTCCCCCGACCCGGGCCTGCGGGTGCTGCAACGCGCGGTGCCGGACACCGGGCCGGACGTCTGGCCGCTGCTGCCGGAGCACGACCGGGTGCTGCTGCGCGAGCGCCACTACCGCACGATCATGAGTCTGTGCTGCCCGATGCCGCCCACCACCGCGGCCACCCTGCTGGCCCAAGTGGACCGCGGCCGGCTGGAGTTCGCCAGCGGGGTGGAGCAGGTCAGCGCCGATCCCGGCGGCGGGTTCACGCTGCGCACCGCCACCGGCACGCACCGGGCGGACGTGGTGGTCGGCGCCGCCGGCCCGGCGGCCGACCGGTTCCCGGCCGGCGCGAAGGCGCTGATCGACTCGCTGACCGCGAACGGCCTGGCCGCCCCGCACCCACAGGGCGGGCTGCGGGTCACCCGGGCCACCAGCGGACTGACCGTCAACGAGGCCGTGGACCGGCAGGTCTACGTGCTGGGCGACCTCGCCTCGGGCTCGCTCTTCTTCACCTTCGGCGTGCCCTCGCTGGTGGACCGGGCCGTCGACATCGCCGAGGCCATCCACCGGGACGCGGCGCTGCGCCCCGACCCCACCATGCAGCCCGCCTGA
- a CDS encoding 2-phosphosulfolactate phosphatase, which produces MSTPGAPSPDTRAPGASGAPDSPTPDTRTPDGSVAVVIDVMRAFTVAAQAFTQGAERIVLAASLEQALELKRRHPDWLALKDGAPAPGFDLVNSPGLLRSARLAGRTVVQKTTAGTVGAHAARDASLLLCAGFSTAAATARFLRGRPPARYVVTGDGGTAPEDRACADYIAALVADPTTPAEPFLRTAAASPAAAELHQGLRGGYLGVHPDDVALCLEADRHPFAMVVTEEDGLLVLRPVHSAGAGAN; this is translated from the coding sequence ATGAGCACGCCCGGCGCACCCTCGCCCGACACCCGCGCGCCGGGCGCCTCCGGTGCGCCCGACTCCCCCACGCCCGACACCCGCACGCCCGACGGCTCCGTCGCGGTGGTGATCGACGTCATGCGGGCCTTCACCGTCGCCGCGCAGGCCTTCACCCAGGGCGCCGAGCGGATCGTGCTCGCCGCCTCGCTGGAGCAGGCCCTGGAGCTGAAGCGGCGTCACCCCGACTGGCTGGCCCTCAAGGACGGTGCGCCGGCCCCCGGCTTCGACCTGGTCAACTCCCCCGGCCTGCTGCGCTCGGCGCGGCTGGCCGGCCGCACGGTGGTGCAGAAGACCACGGCCGGCACGGTCGGCGCCCACGCCGCGCGGGACGCCTCGCTGCTGCTCTGCGCCGGCTTCAGCACGGCCGCCGCCACCGCGCGGTTCCTGCGCGGCCGCCCGCCCGCCCGGTACGTCGTCACCGGCGACGGCGGTACCGCCCCCGAGGACCGCGCCTGCGCCGACTACATCGCCGCCCTGGTCGCCGACCCGACCACCCCGGCCGAGCCGTTCCTGCGGACGGCGGCGGCCTCCCCGGCCGCGGCCGAGCTCCACCAGGGCCTGCGCGGCGGCTACCTGGGCGTGCACCCGGACGACGTCGCGCTCTGCCTGGAGGCCGACCGCCACCCGTTCGCGATGGTGGTCACCGAGGAGGACGGGTTGCTGGTGCTCCGGCCGGTGCACTCGGCCGGGGCAGGCGCGAACTGA
- a CDS encoding class II aldolase/adducin family protein, producing MTDTAQNHLADTRTGLPLPTEPVFDNVDDTRRHRKQRLAAALRLFGAYGFGEGISGHISVRDPEHHDRFWVNPFGVSFRRVKVRDLILVDEQGRVVSGHHRVNPSAFVIHSAIHRANPGATAAAHGHTVNSRALGALGRLLEPLDQESAAFYQDQVLYDSYEGPSISIEQGLDIAASLGDKRAMLLRHHGLITVGGSVDEAVHWFFTYESAAQVQLLAAAAGDPKPMNHAQASAARDGFGDRQLGWFSFQLLWDEITHEQPDLLEE from the coding sequence ATGACCGACACCGCGCAGAACCACCTGGCGGACACCCGCACCGGGCTGCCGCTGCCCACCGAACCGGTCTTCGACAACGTGGACGACACCCGCCGCCACCGCAAGCAGCGACTGGCCGCCGCCCTGCGGCTGTTCGGGGCCTACGGCTTCGGCGAGGGGATCTCCGGGCACATCTCGGTGCGCGACCCGGAGCACCACGACCGCTTCTGGGTCAACCCGTTCGGCGTCTCGTTCCGCCGGGTCAAGGTCCGCGACCTGATCCTGGTGGACGAGCAGGGCCGGGTGGTGAGCGGCCACCACCGGGTCAACCCGAGTGCCTTCGTGATCCACTCCGCGATCCACCGGGCGAACCCCGGGGCGACCGCGGCGGCGCACGGACACACCGTCAACTCCCGTGCGCTCGGCGCGCTCGGACGGCTGCTGGAGCCGCTGGACCAGGAGTCGGCCGCCTTCTACCAGGACCAGGTGCTCTACGACTCCTACGAGGGCCCGTCGATCAGCATCGAGCAGGGTCTGGACATCGCCGCCTCGCTGGGCGACAAGCGGGCGATGCTGCTGCGCCACCACGGGCTGATCACCGTCGGCGGCTCGGTGGACGAGGCGGTGCACTGGTTCTTCACCTACGAGTCCGCCGCCCAGGTGCAGTTGCTGGCCGCGGCGGCCGGCGACCCGAAGCCGATGAACCACGCCCAGGCCAGTGCGGCCCGGGACGGCTTCGGCGACCGCCAGCTCGGCTGGTTCAGCTTCCAGCTGCTCTGGGACGAGATCACCCACGAGCAGCCCGACCTGCTGGAGGAGTAG
- a CDS encoding MXAN_6230/SCO0854 family RING domain-containing protein: MRLLGTVYLHAPLGTGELHRVRNAAGLRVLEADLAVRGHVLAADLRAALGRLDPRDLALHGIRLLGRVEALLGADQPHQPLFRDFPDSVPSFAQALYSGRILAFLLAQPLQPCLLCGTAGRVGALAACGHLLCPDCLDRRTAADAEPGCPLCGEPYPRAQPYAEPTREAARPWVTQVVPGGTLRPLRLGGGPAEQAADAEALVLRLLARATPLNPQDRADLAGLLPFAQGSPADWLPERIPVRETKATVLAALLRAGATRAATLELLPERLSTATDVLRLLWAWSGAEPDLLAPPRRLAAVPRPVRRALLARLDAFEPAVLLEDLGRHRQAWLRAGELLHPGEFRARHGGVALAFDALRADRPGDGLPRTLASRVEEALRAGDTAAATALLLSRPGELVRRLHQLLRVQTDRQLPGLPVGLAEGLPGALRSVGPGPLLGAYGRLRAPRTAGERRSYFPRARITKVFGRNDWGTPVPAALGDPVCALIEAELLRRSAQLPPVEVAVIDRGLADLTVPFAERALSKALVVLPRGSVQPVPAGARVRLFVHWVEPDGVRVDLDLSVAFFSADWEPVGQCDYTQLTWGERAAVHSGDYTSAPAPDGATEFVDLDLAGLAAAGVRYALPVVFSYNDIPFEDLPKAFAGFMALDALDGPTPSGAPYHPGAVRQRFDLAGEARACLPMVVDLAQGRAHWTDVNLSASGGLHNVDRHADRLGLVASDLLAHFGGGGRASLWDLARWRAAGTAREVLVRDRDGAVSAFRRTDEESVMDFAERLDGTSGLAPEELGERSAFLALVHGDLPARAATGGVYRLYPGPVDESAGLTRLAAADLLAALEAGR; the protein is encoded by the coding sequence CTGCGCCTGCTCGGCACCGTCTACCTGCACGCGCCGCTCGGCACTGGCGAGCTGCACCGGGTGCGCAACGCCGCCGGGCTGCGGGTGCTGGAGGCCGACCTGGCCGTGCGCGGCCACGTGCTCGCCGCCGACCTGCGCGCGGCGCTGGGCCGGCTCGACCCGCGCGACCTGGCGCTGCACGGCATCCGGCTGCTCGGCCGGGTGGAGGCGCTGCTCGGGGCCGACCAGCCGCACCAGCCGCTCTTCCGCGACTTCCCGGACAGCGTGCCGTCGTTCGCCCAGGCGCTCTACTCCGGCCGGATCCTGGCCTTCCTGCTCGCCCAGCCGCTCCAGCCCTGCCTGCTCTGCGGCACGGCCGGCCGGGTCGGCGCGCTGGCCGCCTGCGGCCACCTGCTCTGCCCGGACTGCCTGGACCGCCGCACGGCCGCCGACGCCGAGCCCGGCTGCCCGCTGTGCGGCGAGCCCTACCCGCGCGCGCAGCCGTACGCCGAGCCGACCCGGGAGGCGGCCCGGCCGTGGGTCACCCAGGTGGTGCCGGGCGGCACCCTGCGCCCGTTGCGGCTGGGCGGCGGGCCGGCCGAGCAGGCCGCCGACGCCGAGGCACTGGTGCTGCGCCTGCTGGCCCGGGCCACCCCGCTCAACCCGCAGGACCGCGCCGACCTGGCGGGGCTGCTGCCGTTCGCCCAGGGCTCGCCGGCCGACTGGTTGCCGGAGCGGATCCCGGTGCGCGAGACCAAGGCCACCGTGCTGGCCGCGCTGCTGCGCGCCGGGGCCACCCGGGCGGCCACGCTGGAGCTGTTGCCGGAGCGGCTGAGCACCGCGACGGACGTGCTGCGGCTGCTCTGGGCCTGGTCGGGCGCGGAGCCGGACCTGTTGGCGCCGCCGCGCCGGCTGGCCGCCGTGCCGCGCCCGGTGCGCCGGGCGCTGCTGGCCCGGCTGGACGCGTTCGAGCCGGCGGTGCTGCTGGAGGACCTGGGGCGGCACCGGCAGGCCTGGCTGCGGGCCGGCGAGCTGCTGCACCCGGGCGAGTTCCGGGCCCGCCACGGCGGGGTCGCGCTCGCCTTCGACGCGCTGCGCGCCGACCGGCCCGGGGACGGTCTGCCGCGCACCCTCGCCTCCCGGGTCGAGGAGGCGCTGCGGGCCGGCGACACCGCCGCCGCGACGGCGCTGCTGCTGTCCCGGCCGGGCGAGCTGGTGCGCCGGCTGCACCAGCTGCTGCGCGTTCAGACGGACCGTCAACTGCCCGGCCTGCCAGTCGGATTGGCGGAAGGGCTGCCCGGTGCGCTGCGTTCGGTCGGGCCCGGTCCGCTGCTCGGCGCCTACGGCCGGCTGCGCGCGCCGCGGACGGCCGGCGAGCGGCGGTCCTACTTCCCGCGCGCGCGGATCACCAAGGTCTTCGGGCGCAACGACTGGGGCACACCGGTGCCGGCCGCGCTGGGCGACCCCGTCTGCGCCCTGATCGAGGCCGAACTGCTGCGCCGCAGCGCGCAGTTGCCGCCGGTCGAGGTGGCCGTGATCGACCGCGGGCTGGCCGACCTGACGGTGCCGTTCGCGGAGCGGGCCCTCTCCAAGGCGCTGGTCGTGCTGCCGCGCGGCAGCGTGCAGCCGGTGCCGGCCGGCGCGCGGGTGCGGCTCTTCGTGCACTGGGTGGAGCCGGACGGGGTCCGGGTCGACCTGGACCTGTCGGTGGCCTTCTTCTCCGCCGACTGGGAGCCGGTGGGCCAGTGCGACTACACCCAGTTGACCTGGGGCGAGCGGGCGGCCGTGCACTCCGGCGACTACACCTCGGCGCCCGCCCCGGACGGCGCGACCGAGTTCGTGGACCTGGACCTGGCGGGGCTCGCCGCGGCCGGGGTGCGGTACGCGCTGCCGGTGGTGTTCAGCTACAACGACATCCCGTTCGAGGACCTGCCCAAGGCCTTCGCGGGCTTCATGGCGCTGGACGCGCTCGACGGGCCGACCCCGTCCGGCGCGCCGTACCACCCCGGCGCCGTCCGCCAGCGCTTCGACCTGGCCGGGGAGGCGCGGGCCTGCCTGCCGATGGTGGTGGACCTGGCTCAGGGCCGGGCGCACTGGACGGACGTCAACCTCTCCGCCTCCGGCGGCCTGCACAACGTGGACCGGCACGCGGACCGGCTCGGCCTGGTCGCCTCCGACCTGCTGGCCCACTTCGGCGGCGGGGGCCGGGCCTCGCTCTGGGACCTGGCGCGCTGGCGCGCGGCGGGGACGGCGCGCGAGGTGCTGGTGCGCGACCGGGACGGGGCGGTGTCCGCCTTCCGGCGAACTGACGAGGAGTCAGTCATGGACTTCGCAGAGCGACTTGACGGTACGTCAGGCCTCGCACCGGAGGAGCTGGGCGAGCGCAGCGCGTTCCTGGCGCTGGTGCACGGCGACCTGCCGGCCCGGGCGGCAACGGGCGGGGTGTACCGGCTCTACCCGGGCCCGGTCGACGAGTCGGCGGGCCTGACCCGGCTGGCCGCCGCCGACCTGCTCGCGGCGCTGGAGGCGGGCCGATGA
- a CDS encoding helix-turn-helix domain-containing protein, whose amino-acid sequence MLCTEGASAETSFRLWGELVASACGPLRVHRSGQGTFEGAIVTGTFGAVQLASVRAEPHTVELPRPAVAGPAADGPLCLSCVLDGEVTVSQGGRTVVAQPGNLFSYDSSYPFSLRMSRPIHMATVKFDHRLVDLRAGLAHPLWAASWSGREGVSALLANLLRSTACHLTELDGTVADLLGRSVASLVSAVCADKLGEAGGAPDGARRALLHRIRVYARAHLGDPGLTPARLAREHRISLRYLQLLFQEEGVSPALWIRNERLERCREDLADPRTAHLSVAEVAERWGLLGASHFSKLFRQRYGVPPREWRRNCLRVPS is encoded by the coding sequence GTGCTGTGCACCGAGGGCGCGAGCGCCGAGACCAGCTTCCGGCTCTGGGGCGAGCTGGTCGCCAGCGCCTGCGGTCCGCTGCGGGTGCACCGGTCCGGACAGGGCACCTTCGAGGGCGCCATCGTCACCGGGACCTTCGGCGCGGTCCAGCTCGCCAGCGTCCGGGCCGAACCGCACACCGTCGAGCTGCCCCGGCCGGCGGTCGCCGGCCCGGCCGCTGACGGCCCGCTCTGCCTGAGCTGCGTGCTGGACGGCGAGGTGACGGTCAGTCAGGGCGGCCGGACCGTGGTCGCCCAGCCCGGCAACCTGTTCAGCTACGACAGCTCGTACCCGTTCAGCCTGCGGATGAGCCGTCCCATCCACATGGCGACCGTCAAGTTCGACCACCGCCTGGTGGACCTGCGGGCCGGCCTGGCCCACCCGCTCTGGGCCGCCAGCTGGTCCGGGCGCGAGGGCGTCAGCGCCCTGCTCGCCAACCTGCTGCGCAGCACCGCCTGTCACCTGACCGAGCTGGACGGCACCGTCGCCGACCTGCTCGGCCGCAGCGTCGCCAGCCTGGTCAGCGCCGTCTGCGCGGACAAGCTCGGCGAGGCCGGCGGCGCGCCGGACGGCGCCCGGCGGGCGCTGCTGCACCGGATCCGGGTGTACGCCCGGGCCCACCTCGGCGACCCGGGCCTCACCCCGGCCCGGCTGGCCCGGGAGCACCGGATCTCGCTGCGCTACCTCCAACTGCTCTTCCAGGAGGAGGGCGTCAGCCCGGCGCTGTGGATCCGCAACGAGCGGCTGGAGCGCTGTCGCGAGGACCTCGCCGACCCGCGCACCGCGCACCTGAGCGTGGCCGAGGTGGCCGAGCGCTGGGGCCTGCTCGGCGCCTCGCACTTCAGCAAGCTCTTCCGGCAGCGCTACGGGGTGCCGCCCCGGGAATGGCGCCGGAACTGTCTGCGGGTGCCGTCTTAG
- a CDS encoding MFS transporter, whose product MAIADEAPAGANGTAATTAATNTATNDPADTAKWGLRAWLMLVVVCAAFSLDALDNIMIGIATPQIKNEFSMSTSGAQWVVSAYVLGFGGFLMLGGRFSDLLGRRRVFLTGLTVLALGSLLGGTATTGAVVIAGRLVMGIGAALTAPSALSIVVGNFPEGPQRNRALGIYTACGAVGYSIGVVVGGALTEASWRWTFVLSIPVAIAALVGALLLVPKDPANNGGERHYDVAGAITVTGGMLLLVYAIVQAPQEGWLSGATLGVFAAAVLLLAAFAVIETRAPQPLLRLGLLRNKPLLGASLIAAAILGTYMSYQFVGGLYLQTYRGWSPLEMAFAFLPIGLLILVLAPRAGKLIPKIGLRWMMFGGMAAYAVAFLLFLRVGADSSYWTVLLPSMVLIGAGFPFAFTAANVQATAGLDDSEQGLAAGILQTGYQVGAAVVLAVVTVRMGTGSKPSRAQLLSGYHQGTWVIIVIAALSALAVTAAALAARARSNRAAPAGAANDLAESAR is encoded by the coding sequence ATGGCCATCGCGGACGAGGCTCCGGCCGGAGCGAACGGCACCGCCGCCACCACCGCCGCCACCAACACCGCCACCAACGACCCTGCGGACACGGCGAAGTGGGGGCTCCGGGCGTGGCTGATGCTCGTGGTCGTCTGCGCCGCGTTCTCGTTGGACGCGCTCGACAACATCATGATCGGCATCGCCACCCCGCAGATCAAGAACGAGTTCAGCATGAGCACCTCCGGCGCCCAGTGGGTGGTCAGCGCCTACGTGCTGGGCTTCGGCGGCTTCCTGATGCTCGGTGGCCGGTTCTCGGACCTGCTGGGCCGGCGGCGGGTCTTCCTCACCGGGCTGACCGTGCTGGCGCTCGGCTCGCTGCTCGGCGGCACCGCCACCACCGGCGCGGTGGTGATCGCCGGCCGACTGGTGATGGGCATCGGCGCCGCGCTGACCGCGCCCTCGGCGCTGTCCATCGTGGTCGGCAACTTCCCGGAGGGCCCGCAGCGCAATCGGGCCCTCGGCATCTACACCGCCTGCGGCGCGGTCGGCTACTCGATCGGCGTGGTGGTCGGCGGCGCGCTCACCGAGGCCAGCTGGCGCTGGACCTTCGTGCTCTCCATCCCGGTGGCGATCGCCGCGCTGGTCGGCGCCCTGCTGCTGGTGCCCAAGGATCCGGCCAACAACGGCGGCGAGCGCCACTACGACGTGGCCGGCGCGATCACCGTGACCGGCGGGATGCTGCTGCTGGTCTACGCGATCGTCCAGGCGCCGCAGGAGGGTTGGCTCTCCGGCGCGACCCTCGGGGTGTTCGCCGCCGCGGTGCTGCTGCTGGCCGCCTTCGCGGTGATCGAGACCCGGGCCCCGCAGCCGCTGCTGCGCCTGGGCCTGCTGCGCAACAAGCCGCTGCTGGGCGCCAGCCTGATCGCCGCGGCGATCCTCGGCACCTACATGAGCTACCAGTTCGTCGGCGGCCTCTACCTGCAGACCTACCGGGGCTGGTCGCCGCTGGAGATGGCCTTCGCCTTCCTGCCGATCGGCCTGCTGATCCTGGTCCTCGCGCCCCGGGCCGGCAAGCTGATCCCGAAGATCGGGCTGCGCTGGATGATGTTCGGCGGCATGGCCGCCTACGCCGTCGCCTTCCTGCTCTTCCTGCGGGTCGGCGCGGACTCCTCCTACTGGACGGTGCTGCTGCCCAGCATGGTGCTGATCGGCGCGGGCTTCCCGTTCGCCTTCACCGCCGCCAACGTGCAGGCCACGGCCGGCCTCGACGACTCGGAGCAGGGGCTCGCGGCGGGCATCCTGCAGACCGGCTACCAGGTCGGCGCGGCCGTGGTGCTCGCCGTGGTGACCGTGCGGATGGGCACCGGCAGCAAGCCGAGCCGCGCCCAGCTGCTCTCCGGCTACCACCAGGGCACCTGGGTGATCATCGTGATCGCGGCCCTGTCCGCCCTCGCGGTGACCGCCGCGGCCCTCGCCGCCCGCGCCCGGTCCAACCGGGCCGCCCCGGCCGGCGCCGCCAACGACCTGGCCGAATCCGCCCGTTGA
- a CDS encoding SDR family NAD(P)-dependent oxidoreductase — MPTAVVIGAGPGIGKSVAERFAAAGYAVAVIARGDATVKAVAGAVERHGHPVLARTADSTDEDQLRAVLDEAAAELGPIDVLVYNAARIRPDAPGELDARGQLESWAVNVVGALTAAAHLAPGMAARGHGSILITGGMPEPDPNYVSLSLGKFGVRVLVRLLDAQYGPAGVHVASVTVPGAVSPGSDCDPDEIAEHYWRLHNQPRGAWANEIVHGAPGGPAGQSAN, encoded by the coding sequence GTGCCGACAGCAGTGGTGATCGGGGCCGGACCGGGCATCGGGAAGTCCGTGGCGGAGCGGTTCGCCGCCGCGGGCTACGCCGTCGCGGTGATCGCGCGCGGCGACGCGACCGTCAAGGCGGTGGCCGGGGCCGTGGAGCGGCACGGCCACCCGGTGCTGGCCCGCACGGCCGACAGCACCGACGAGGACCAGCTGCGCGCCGTGCTCGACGAGGCCGCGGCCGAGCTCGGGCCGATCGACGTGCTGGTGTACAACGCCGCGCGGATCCGCCCGGACGCGCCCGGCGAGCTGGACGCCCGCGGGCAGCTGGAGAGTTGGGCGGTCAACGTGGTGGGCGCGCTCACCGCGGCCGCGCACCTGGCCCCGGGCATGGCGGCGCGCGGCCACGGCTCGATCCTGATCACCGGCGGCATGCCGGAGCCGGACCCGAACTACGTCAGCCTGAGCCTGGGCAAGTTCGGCGTGCGGGTGCTGGTGCGTCTACTGGATGCGCAGTACGGGCCGGCCGGGGTGCACGTCGCCTCGGTGACCGTGCCCGGCGCGGTGTCGCCCGGCTCCGACTGCGACCCGGACGAGATCGCCGAGCACTACTGGCGGCTGCACAACCAGCCGCGCGGGGCCTGGGCGAACGAAATCGTGCACGGGGCACCCGGCGGCCCGGCCGGTCAATCGGCGAACTAA
- a CDS encoding YciI family protein: MQYLLSVIHDSGDLATDEEMAAIDVFNERLQTEGHWVFAGGLGVTDAATVIDNRGPEPVFTDGPFVESKEYLVGFWIIEAADLDVALKLGAEGSKACNRKVEVRPFL, encoded by the coding sequence ATGCAGTACCTGCTTTCCGTGATCCACGACAGCGGCGACCTCGCCACCGACGAGGAGATGGCCGCGATCGACGTGTTCAACGAGCGCCTCCAGACCGAGGGCCACTGGGTCTTCGCCGGCGGCCTCGGGGTGACCGACGCGGCCACCGTGATCGACAACCGCGGCCCGGAGCCGGTGTTCACCGACGGGCCGTTCGTGGAGTCGAAGGAGTACCTGGTCGGCTTCTGGATCATCGAGGCCGCCGACCTCGACGTGGCGCTCAAGCTGGGGGCCGAGGGGTCGAAGGCGTGCAACCGCAAGGTCGAGGTGCGGCCGTTCCTGTGA
- a CDS encoding RNA polymerase sigma factor — protein sequence MSTVDVGEAITRAHRAEWARVVASLTRRFGDLDVAEEAAAEAFATAVERWPADGVPPNPGGWLTTTANRRAIDRLRREAKRDAKQQEARMSYADPPDPFLSLPLSPSASPIEDERLRLVFTCCHPALAMDSRVALTLRMVGGLTVAEIARAFLVGEATMGQRLTRAKAKIKAARIPYRVPSEQDLPERLAGVLAVLYLVFNEGYLATGPGTDPVRQDLTAEAIRLTRLLRALRPDDGEVAGLLALMLLTEARRTARVSPDGELVPLDEQDRADWDRELIAEGHRLVRERLATGAAPGRYQVLAAINAVHTSARRAGDTDWSQVIALYDQLARLDRSPIVALNRAVAVAELDGPGVALAAVDRLDPELAGYHAYHATRADLLRRLNRRQESRAAYERAIELAGNAAEAAALARRRDRLS from the coding sequence GTGAGCACCGTGGACGTCGGGGAGGCGATCACCCGGGCCCACCGCGCGGAGTGGGCGCGGGTGGTCGCCTCGCTGACCCGCCGCTTCGGCGACCTCGACGTCGCCGAGGAGGCGGCCGCCGAGGCCTTCGCCACCGCCGTCGAGCGCTGGCCGGCCGACGGCGTGCCGCCCAACCCCGGCGGGTGGCTGACCACCACCGCCAACCGCCGGGCCATCGACCGGCTCCGGCGCGAGGCCAAGCGCGACGCCAAGCAGCAGGAGGCCCGGATGTCGTACGCCGATCCGCCCGACCCGTTCCTGTCCCTGCCCCTGTCCCCGTCCGCGTCCCCAATCGAGGACGAGCGGCTGCGGCTGGTCTTCACCTGCTGCCACCCGGCGCTCGCGATGGACAGCCGGGTGGCGCTGACCCTGCGCATGGTCGGCGGACTGACGGTGGCCGAGATCGCCCGCGCCTTCCTGGTGGGGGAGGCCACCATGGGGCAGCGGCTGACCCGGGCGAAGGCCAAGATCAAGGCCGCGCGGATCCCGTACCGGGTGCCCTCCGAGCAGGACCTCCCGGAGCGGCTGGCCGGCGTGCTCGCCGTGCTCTACCTGGTCTTCAACGAGGGCTACCTGGCGACCGGCCCCGGTACCGACCCGGTGCGCCAGGACCTGACGGCCGAGGCGATCCGGCTCACCCGGCTACTGCGGGCCCTGCGACCCGACGACGGCGAGGTGGCCGGCCTGCTGGCGCTGATGCTGCTCACCGAGGCCCGCCGGACCGCCCGCGTCTCGCCGGACGGCGAGCTGGTCCCGCTCGACGAGCAGGACCGCGCCGACTGGGACCGGGAGTTGATCGCCGAGGGCCACCGGCTGGTCCGCGAGCGCCTGGCCACCGGGGCGGCGCCCGGGCGCTACCAGGTCCTGGCGGCGATCAACGCCGTGCACACCTCGGCCCGACGGGCGGGCGACACCGACTGGTCGCAGGTCATCGCCCTCTACGACCAGCTGGCCCGCCTCGACCGCTCGCCGATCGTCGCCCTCAACCGCGCCGTCGCGGTCGCCGAGCTCGACGGCCCCGGGGTGGCGCTGGCGGCGGTCGACCGGCTCGACCCCGAGCTGGCCGGCTACCACGCCTACCACGCGACCCGCGCCGACCTGCTGCGCCGGCTGAACCGCCGCCAGGAGTCGCGCGCCGCCTACGAGCGGGCCATCGAGCTGGCGGGCAACGCGGCCGAGGCGGCCGCCCTGGCCCGGCGGCGCGACCGGCTGAGCTAG